In a genomic window of Lacrimispora sp. BS-2:
- the hisA gene encoding 1-(5-phosphoribosyl)-5-[(5-phosphoribosylamino)methylideneamino]imidazole-4-carboxamide isomerase: MQLYPAIDLKDGQCVRLKQGEFKEITVYSQKPEEVAALWQSQGATFLHLVDLDGALAGRSVNDKVIKKITDTVSIPIEIGGGIRSEEAIESMLSLGVARVIIGTKAAEHPEFIRDMVKKFGQDRIVAGVDAKDGMVAVEGWEKISGISASELCSRMKEYGVRHIVYTDISRDGMMTGPNVEYTKKLTEETGMNIIASGGMSSMEDLRQLYHAGVCGAIIGKALYEKRIDLKEAIEAFEKQDHQGRI, translated from the coding sequence ATGCAGCTTTATCCAGCAATTGATTTAAAAGACGGGCAGTGCGTCCGTTTGAAACAGGGAGAATTTAAGGAAATCACCGTTTATTCCCAAAAGCCGGAGGAGGTAGCTGCCCTCTGGCAGTCCCAGGGAGCCACGTTTCTTCATCTTGTGGACTTAGACGGGGCTTTGGCCGGCCGTTCAGTAAATGATAAGGTGATCAAAAAAATAACGGATACCGTTTCCATACCAATCGAAATAGGCGGCGGCATCCGAAGCGAAGAGGCGATTGAATCCATGCTTTCCCTGGGAGTTGCCAGGGTGATCATCGGGACAAAGGCCGCCGAACATCCGGAATTTATCCGGGACATGGTGAAAAAGTTCGGGCAGGATCGGATCGTGGCAGGTGTTGACGCAAAGGATGGAATGGTGGCAGTGGAAGGCTGGGAAAAGATCAGCGGAATTTCTGCATCAGAGCTTTGCAGCCGGATGAAGGAATACGGCGTCCGCCATATCGTTTACACCGACATATCCAGGGATGGGATGATGACGGGTCCCAATGTGGAGTATACGAAAAAGCTGACAGAAGAAACCGGAATGAATATCATTGCATCCGGCGGAATGTCTTCCATGGAAGATTTAAGACAGCTTTACCATGCTGGTGTCTGCGGTGCGATCATTGGGAAGGCGTTGTATGAAAAACGGATCGATTTAAAGGAGGCCATTGAAGCCTTTGAAAAGCAGGATCATCAGGGGAGGATATGA
- a CDS encoding Holliday junction resolvase RecU, with amino-acid sequence MGTWNTRGLRGSALEDLINRSNESYREKGLALIQKIPTPITPISIDKESRHITLAYFDQKSTVDYIGAVQGIPICFDAKECSASTFPLQNIHPHQVAFMEEFESQGGIAFIILSYTQKDEIYYLPFDQLKRFWKRMEDGGRKSFTYDEVDKTWQIQRYRDIFVHYLELIQKDLDRRD; translated from the coding sequence ATGGGAACCTGGAATACCAGAGGGTTAAGAGGCTCTGCCCTTGAAGACCTGATTAACCGCAGCAATGAAAGCTACCGGGAAAAAGGATTGGCCTTGATTCAGAAGATACCCACACCGATCACTCCTATTTCCATTGATAAGGAAAGCCGCCACATCACTCTGGCTTATTTTGACCAGAAAAGCACGGTGGATTATATTGGGGCCGTACAGGGGATTCCGATATGCTTTGATGCAAAGGAATGCTCGGCCTCTACGTTTCCCCTTCAGAACATTCATCCTCACCAGGTCGCTTTTATGGAAGAGTTTGAAAGCCAGGGAGGTATTGCTTTCATCATTTTATCCTATACTCAGAAGGATGAGATTTATTATCTTCCATTTGACCAGCTGAAACGGTTCTGGAAGCGGATGGAGGATGGGGGGCGGAAAAGCTTTACCTACGATGAAGTGGATAAAACCTGGCAGATCCAGAGGTACCGGGATATTTTCGTTCACTATTTGGAACTGATCCAGAAAGATTTGGATAGAAGAGATTGA
- the hisD gene encoding histidinol dehydrogenase, which produces MRIVKLNETSRQNILADLLKRDPNNYGAYADTVQEIVETVKRDGDKAVFAYTGEFDKAEINKENLKVTEQEIEEAMKEVDPGLMEILQKSMKNIRQFHEKQRQYSWFDSKPDGTILGQKITPLESVGVYVPGGKAAYPSSVLMNIIPAEVAGVKRIAMVTPPGKDGKINPVTLTAAHLAGVTEVYKVGGAQAVAALAFGTESIPKVNKIVGPGNIFVALAKKAVYGHVSIDSIAGPSEILVLADESANPRFVAADLLSQAEHDELASAILVTTSMEFAERVSEEIEVFTRELPRREIIEKSLDNYGYILVADTMKEAIETVNEIAPEHLEIITRNPFEDMTRVQNAGAIFIGEYSSEPLGDYFAGPNHVLPTNGTAKFFSALSVDDFIKKSSIIYYSKEALEEIHKDIEAFAESEHLTAHANSVKVRFST; this is translated from the coding sequence ATGAGAATTGTAAAGCTTAACGAAACTTCCAGACAAAATATTCTTGCTGATTTATTAAAAAGAGATCCTAATAATTACGGCGCATATGCCGATACGGTTCAGGAAATCGTGGAAACGGTAAAAAGGGATGGAGATAAGGCGGTATTTGCCTATACAGGAGAATTTGATAAGGCGGAAATAAACAAAGAAAACCTTAAGGTGACAGAGCAGGAAATTGAGGAAGCCATGAAGGAAGTGGATCCCGGGCTTATGGAGATCCTTCAAAAATCCATGAAAAATATCCGGCAGTTTCACGAAAAACAGAGACAGTACAGTTGGTTTGACAGTAAACCGGATGGCACCATCCTGGGCCAGAAGATCACTCCCTTAGAAAGCGTGGGCGTTTATGTTCCGGGCGGAAAGGCTGCTTATCCGTCTTCGGTTCTGATGAATATCATTCCGGCAGAAGTGGCAGGAGTGAAACGCATTGCCATGGTGACTCCGCCGGGAAAGGATGGAAAAATCAATCCTGTTACATTAACGGCTGCTCATCTGGCGGGAGTTACGGAGGTTTATAAGGTGGGCGGAGCACAGGCTGTGGCGGCTCTTGCCTTTGGAACGGAATCCATCCCTAAGGTCAACAAGATTGTAGGGCCTGGGAATATTTTTGTGGCTTTGGCGAAAAAAGCGGTTTACGGGCATGTGAGCATTGACAGCATAGCAGGACCAAGTGAGATCCTGGTGCTTGCAGATGAGAGCGCCAATCCCCGTTTTGTGGCTGCGGATTTGCTGTCCCAGGCAGAGCATGATGAACTGGCTTCCGCTATTTTAGTAACCACCAGCATGGAGTTTGCTGAGCGGGTATCAGAGGAAATAGAAGTCTTTACCAGAGAACTGCCACGCAGGGAGATCATTGAAAAGTCCCTGGATAATTACGGCTATATTCTTGTGGCAGATACCATGAAGGAAGCCATTGAGACAGTTAATGAGATCGCTCCGGAGCATCTGGAGATTATTACCAGGAATCCGTTTGAGGATATGACCAGGGTTCAGAATGCAGGCGCAATCTTTATTGGGGAATACAGCTCAGAGCCTTTGGGAGATTATTTTGCCGGACCAAACCATGTGCTGCCTACCAATGGCACAGCTAAATTTTTCTCAGCCCTCAGTGTAGATGATTTTATAAAGAAATCAAGCATTATTTATTACTCAAAGGAAGCTTTGGAAGAGATCCACAAGGACATTGAAGCTTTTGCCGAGTCAGAGCATTTGACCGCCCACGCCAATTCTGTGAAAGTACGTTTCTCCACGTAA
- the hisG gene encoding ATP phosphoribosyltransferase, translated as MRYLTFALAKGRLAKQSLEMFEKIGITCEEMKDKDSRKLIFTNEELGVRFFLAKASDVPTYVEYGAADLGVVGKDTILEEGRKLYEVMNLGMGNCRMCVCGPPSAGELLKHHERIRVATKYPAIAKDYFYNKKHQTVEIIKLNGSIELAPIVGLSEVIVDIVETGTTLKENGLTVLEEICPLSARMVVNQVSMKRENDRITKLIHDLRTLLQEENR; from the coding sequence ATGAGATATCTGACTTTTGCCCTGGCAAAGGGGCGGCTTGCAAAACAGTCACTTGAAATGTTCGAAAAAATCGGGATCACCTGCGAAGAGATGAAGGACAAGGACTCCCGGAAGCTGATCTTCACCAACGAGGAGCTGGGCGTACGGTTCTTTCTTGCAAAGGCCAGTGATGTGCCTACTTATGTAGAATATGGGGCGGCTGATCTTGGTGTGGTAGGAAAGGATACCATCCTGGAAGAAGGAAGAAAGCTTTATGAGGTCATGAACCTGGGGATGGGAAATTGCAGAATGTGTGTCTGCGGCCCTCCATCGGCAGGGGAACTTTTAAAGCATCATGAAAGGATTCGTGTTGCCACCAAATATCCGGCTATTGCCAAGGACTATTTTTACAATAAAAAGCATCAGACAGTTGAGATCATAAAGCTTAACGGCTCCATTGAACTGGCGCCTATTGTAGGGCTTTCCGAGGTCATTGTGGACATCGTGGAAACGGGAACCACCCTTAAGGAAAACGGGCTTACGGTATTGGAGGAAATCTGTCCATTGTCCGCCCGCATGGTTGTCAACCAGGTAAGTATGAAACGGGAAAACGACAGGATCACAAAGCTGATCCATGATCTGCGTACCCTGCTGCAGGAGGAAAACCGATGA
- the pepT gene encoding peptidase T, whose product MSQVLDNFLKYISFDTQSKEDMEAVPSTEKQRVLAMELVSQLKAMKAENVTVDEHSYVYATIPATTDKAVPVLGFIAHMDTAPAYSGEGVKPQIVKNYDGGDILMNKETGLIMKTSDFPDLLKYKGQDIITTDGTTLLGADDKAGVAEIMAMAEHLLSHPEIPHGIIRIGFTPDEEVGRGADFFDVKGFGADVAYTVDGGGLGELEYENFNAASARVIVHGSSIHPGSSKGRMRNALLMAMEFHNMLPSAENPMYTEGYEGFYHLDSMCGTVEEARMDYIIRDHSKERFEEKKAFMERVAEYLNSRYLPGTIDLTLKDSYYNMKEKIQPHMYLIDIAKASMEDIGIEPMVTPIRGGTDGARLSYEGLPCPNLCTGGYNFHGKFEFIPVQSMEKVVELLLKIVEKFAEKE is encoded by the coding sequence ATGTCACAAGTGTTAGATAATTTTTTAAAGTATATATCCTTTGACACCCAGTCTAAAGAGGATATGGAGGCAGTTCCAAGTACGGAAAAGCAGCGGGTATTAGCCATGGAACTGGTTTCCCAGCTTAAGGCCATGAAGGCAGAAAATGTCACGGTGGATGAGCACAGCTATGTTTATGCCACCATACCTGCTACCACAGATAAGGCTGTCCCGGTACTTGGTTTTATTGCCCACATGGATACGGCTCCTGCATATTCCGGGGAAGGTGTAAAGCCGCAGATCGTTAAAAACTATGACGGCGGCGATATTCTGATGAATAAGGAGACCGGTCTGATTATGAAAACCAGTGATTTTCCGGATCTTTTAAAGTATAAGGGACAGGATATTATTACAACAGACGGCACCACCCTGCTGGGGGCGGATGACAAGGCCGGAGTTGCTGAGATCATGGCTATGGCAGAGCATCTCTTATCCCATCCGGAGATACCTCATGGAATAATCCGAATTGGCTTTACACCGGATGAAGAGGTTGGAAGAGGTGCTGATTTCTTTGATGTTAAGGGCTTTGGTGCAGATGTGGCCTATACCGTAGATGGCGGCGGATTAGGAGAATTAGAATATGAGAATTTTAATGCGGCTTCTGCAAGGGTCATTGTCCATGGCTCCAGCATACATCCGGGATCTTCCAAAGGAAGGATGAGAAATGCTCTGCTGATGGCCATGGAGTTTCACAACATGCTTCCTTCCGCTGAAAATCCCATGTATACAGAAGGATATGAGGGATTTTATCATTTGGATTCCATGTGCGGAACGGTAGAGGAAGCCCGCATGGATTATATTATCCGGGATCACAGCAAAGAGAGATTTGAAGAGAAAAAGGCATTTATGGAGAGAGTAGCGGAATATCTCAACAGCCGCTATCTGCCTGGAACTATAGACCTTACTCTTAAAGACAGTTACTATAACATGAAGGAAAAAATCCAGCCTCACATGTACCTGATCGACATAGCAAAGGCTTCTATGGAGGATATAGGAATAGAACCTATGGTAACGCCTATCCGCGGAGGCACGGATGGAGCCCGCTTGTCTTATGAGGGCCTTCCCTGTCCAAACCTGTGCACAGGCGGCTATAACTTCCACGGTAAGTTTGAGTTCATCCCTGTTCAGTCCATGGAAAAGGTAGTGGAGCTTCTTCTTAAGATTGTAGAGAAATTTGCGGAAAAGGAATAA
- a CDS encoding YoaK family protein, giving the protein MGNETRIKFTDHIGFHMLLAATGGLMDAYSYVERGNVFATGQTGNFVLVAIRFLSKNYKGMGEACVPIGAFWIGIFLARHFYYKIYNEKHTNWISGILFLEIAVLFLVGFIPNTLPHLFANTAVSFAAAVQFCTFRNFGGNATYAPVFCTGNMRSCAEMYYEGFVRKNRRCRKRAYHYTGILSAFFVGALLGAGLSAWLGEKAIWMACVLLLVSWKTVDVEKKFQKARQPLLL; this is encoded by the coding sequence ATGGGAAATGAAACAAGAATAAAGTTTACTGACCACATCGGATTTCACATGCTTTTGGCAGCAACAGGCGGACTTATGGATGCGTATTCTTATGTTGAAAGAGGCAATGTATTTGCCACAGGCCAGACCGGGAATTTTGTGCTGGTTGCAATCCGGTTTCTCTCAAAGAATTATAAAGGAATGGGTGAGGCATGTGTGCCTATCGGAGCATTCTGGATAGGCATTTTCCTTGCAAGACATTTTTATTATAAAATTTATAATGAGAAACACACCAATTGGATATCGGGTATTTTATTTCTGGAAATTGCCGTATTATTTTTGGTCGGCTTTATCCCCAATACCCTGCCCCACTTATTTGCCAATACAGCAGTATCATTTGCCGCTGCGGTTCAATTTTGTACTTTTCGAAACTTTGGAGGGAATGCCACCTACGCGCCGGTTTTTTGTACGGGAAATATGCGTTCCTGTGCGGAAATGTATTACGAAGGCTTTGTCAGAAAGAACAGAAGGTGCCGGAAAAGGGCATATCATTACACGGGAATCCTGTCAGCCTTTTTCGTAGGAGCACTTTTGGGAGCGGGGTTGTCTGCCTGGCTGGGAGAAAAGGCGATTTGGATGGCTTGCGTGCTGTTATTAGTATCGTGGAAAACAGTTGACGTGGAAAAGAAATTCCAAAAAGCAAGGCAGCCTCTGCTTTTGTAA
- a CDS encoding helix-turn-helix domain-containing protein, with the protein METLSNTVKDLRTQKDISQGKLAELVGVTRQTIISLEKGSYVPSLLLAMRISEVLEAPIEQIFKKENI; encoded by the coding sequence ATGGAAACATTATCTAATACCGTAAAAGATCTACGAACACAAAAGGATATATCACAGGGAAAACTGGCTGAACTGGTTGGCGTCACCAGACAAACCATCATTTCTTTGGAAAAAGGCAGTTATGTACCCTCTCTGCTTTTGGCTATGCGGATATCTGAGGTGCTGGAAGCACCGATTGAACAAATATTTAAGAAGGAGAATATCTAA
- a CDS encoding O-linked GlcNAc transferase-like protein, giving the protein MKRYRKGQYGYRNYHRRTELRKVLFGAALILIQLLARAMADSSSWKNILTVTAILSVLPVANWASPLLASWKYKTLPDELYKKVYLHEGKCRMLYDLIITSREAIIPVDAAVVHPTGVYAYCTAKRLDTGKAECFLKDMFLSHQLKMDVRLMLDEEEFLNSLSGLRPEAEYTDDDSVERGITLLKSLSM; this is encoded by the coding sequence GTGAAACGATACAGGAAGGGACAGTACGGTTACCGTAATTATCACAGAAGAACAGAACTTAGGAAGGTCCTTTTCGGGGCGGCCCTGATACTCATACAGCTATTGGCCCGGGCTATGGCAGACAGCTCATCCTGGAAAAACATCCTGACAGTCACAGCCATTCTTTCCGTACTTCCGGTGGCCAATTGGGCTTCGCCCCTTCTGGCCTCCTGGAAGTACAAAACGCTGCCGGACGAACTTTATAAAAAAGTTTATCTCCATGAAGGAAAATGCAGAATGCTTTACGATCTGATTATTACCTCAAGGGAAGCCATCATACCGGTGGATGCAGCTGTGGTTCATCCCACCGGCGTCTACGCTTACTGTACTGCCAAAAGGCTGGATACCGGAAAGGCAGAATGTTTTTTAAAGGATATGTTCCTCAGCCATCAGCTAAAGATGGATGTAAGGCTCATGCTGGATGAGGAGGAATTTTTAAACAGCCTTTCCGGCTTGAGACCGGAAGCAGAGTACACGGATGACGACAGCGTGGAGCGTGGGATCACGCTGCTAAAAAGCCTGTCCATGTAA
- a CDS encoding RluA family pseudouridine synthase — MQSLIVSKNEAGQRLDKLLSKYLNLAEKSFLYKMMRKKNITLNGKKCEGSEKLVEGDEVRLFLSDETIGKFSQVKLQEVKKVSLSIIYEDEHILLVNKPAGMLSQKARESDESLVEYMIDYLVSSGQLSTNQLRSFRPSVCNRLDRNTSGLVVGGKSLAGLQLMSASFKDRSIHKYYQCVVKGKITDRQVITGYLTKSEASNQVTVHKQEVPGSAPIVTEYEPVRWYEGYTLLKVTLITGRTHQIRAHLSSIGHPIVGDYKYGDTRVNEEAKRLYHINSQLLHSYQVTFPEFPEPLAYLSGRTYYAPLPKTFSKICRDWR; from the coding sequence ATGCAGTCTTTGATTGTATCGAAAAATGAAGCAGGGCAGCGTTTGGATAAACTGCTTTCCAAATATTTGAATCTGGCAGAAAAAAGCTTTCTTTATAAGATGATGAGAAAGAAAAACATCACTTTAAACGGAAAAAAGTGCGAAGGTTCGGAAAAGCTTGTAGAAGGAGACGAAGTCAGGCTTTTTCTTTCTGATGAAACCATTGGAAAATTTTCCCAGGTTAAGCTTCAGGAGGTAAAGAAAGTCTCTTTGAGCATTATATATGAGGATGAGCACATCCTTTTGGTAAACAAACCGGCCGGCATGCTTTCCCAGAAAGCCAGGGAATCGGATGAATCCCTGGTGGAATACATGATCGATTATCTGGTATCAAGCGGACAGTTATCAACAAATCAGTTAAGGAGCTTCCGTCCTTCCGTGTGCAACCGTCTGGACCGGAATACCAGCGGTTTGGTGGTAGGAGGTAAGTCCCTGGCAGGTCTTCAGCTTATGTCTGCCTCTTTTAAGGACAGGAGCATTCATAAGTATTACCAGTGTGTGGTAAAGGGTAAGATTACAGACAGACAGGTGATCACAGGCTATTTGACAAAGTCGGAAGCATCCAATCAGGTAACGGTCCATAAGCAGGAGGTCCCGGGAAGCGCTCCTATTGTGACAGAATATGAGCCTGTTAGGTGGTATGAAGGTTATACCCTCCTTAAGGTAACTCTGATCACAGGACGCACCCATCAGATCCGTGCCCATTTATCTTCCATCGGGCATCCGATCGTAGGAGATTATAAATATGGGGACACCAGGGTCAATGAGGAAGCAAAAAGACTTTACCATATCAATTCCCAGCTTCTCCATTCTTATCAGGTAACATTCCCTGAGTTTCCGGAGCCTCTTGCCTATTTATCCGGCCGCACCTATTATGCGCCTCTGCCAAAGACCTTTTCAAAAATATGCAGGGACTGGAGATAG
- the hisZ gene encoding ATP phosphoribosyltransferase regulatory subunit, which produces MANKLLHTPDGVRDIYGVECTRKAAVQEKMLKVFHLCGYQDIETPTFEFFDIFNESRGSVKAKEMFKFFDRDNHTLVLRPDETPAIARCAAKYFLDEDMPIRLCYMERTFINNSSYQGRLKEASQTGVEFIGDDSADADAEILSMVIKALKAAGLTEFQVELGEVDFFKGLIEEAGMDEEMEEALRELIENKNYFGVEELVMAQPISEELKQVFLKLPELFGSLDQIQAARELTSNKRALKAIERLEEVHRILEYYGLSDYVSYDLGMLSQYQYYTGIIFKAYTYGTGDYVVNGGRYDKLLEQFGKDAPAVGFGISVDELLLALSRQKIEMKVDLVNTMILYEKEARENAIRLSGHFRGSGMAVQLQLKDPGRSIEDYQAYARRRDLNNLLYLDHSGFSVKVMNLILDRTDEIPLSEYLR; this is translated from the coding sequence ATGGCAAATAAACTGTTACATACGCCGGATGGAGTCCGGGATATTTATGGAGTAGAGTGTACAAGAAAGGCGGCTGTGCAGGAAAAGATGTTAAAGGTTTTTCATCTGTGCGGATATCAGGACATTGAAACTCCAACCTTTGAATTTTTTGATATTTTCAACGAATCCCGGGGAAGTGTCAAGGCAAAGGAGATGTTTAAGTTTTTTGACAGGGATAACCATACCTTAGTGCTGCGTCCGGATGAGACGCCTGCCATAGCCAGATGTGCGGCAAAATATTTTCTGGACGAGGATATGCCCATCCGTCTTTGCTATATGGAGAGAACCTTTATCAATAACTCCAGCTATCAGGGAAGGCTAAAGGAAGCCAGCCAGACCGGAGTGGAATTTATTGGTGATGATTCTGCGGATGCAGATGCAGAGATCCTTTCCATGGTGATTAAGGCCTTGAAGGCAGCAGGCCTTACGGAATTCCAGGTGGAATTAGGCGAAGTGGATTTTTTCAAAGGGCTCATAGAAGAGGCCGGCATGGACGAGGAAATGGAAGAGGCCCTAAGGGAGCTTATTGAAAATAAAAATTATTTTGGTGTAGAAGAACTGGTGATGGCCCAGCCCATTTCAGAGGAGTTAAAGCAGGTATTTTTAAAGCTTCCGGAGCTGTTCGGTTCCCTGGATCAGATCCAGGCGGCCCGGGAACTGACTTCCAATAAAAGGGCGCTGAAGGCGATTGAACGTTTGGAGGAGGTACACCGGATTCTTGAATATTACGGGCTTTCTGATTACGTTTCCTATGATCTTGGCATGCTGAGCCAGTACCAGTATTATACCGGAATTATTTTTAAGGCTTATACTTATGGAACCGGAGATTACGTAGTCAATGGCGGCAGATATGATAAGCTCCTGGAACAGTTTGGAAAGGATGCTCCTGCCGTGGGATTCGGAATATCGGTGGATGAGCTTTTGCTGGCTCTTTCCAGGCAGAAGATCGAGATGAAGGTTGATCTGGTGAATACCATGATCCTTTATGAGAAGGAAGCCAGGGAAAATGCTATCCGCCTTTCCGGCCATTTCAGAGGTTCCGGCATGGCAGTTCAGCTCCAGCTGAAAGATCCGGGCCGTTCCATTGAAGACTATCAGGCATACGCACGGCGCAGAGATTTAAATAATCTGCTGTATCTGGATCACAGCGGGTTTTCCGTAAAGGTCATGAACCTTATTCTGGACCGGACCGATGAGATACCGCTGTCGGAATATTTAAGATAA
- the hisIE gene encoding bifunctional phosphoribosyl-AMP cyclohydrolase/phosphoribosyl-ATP diphosphatase HisIE — protein sequence MMEYKKLIAGFGIREGKAVRLDDQKICYGENLLNLACFYGDSGADELFLHDLSESEEDHERTIGLMKEIARLSDIPLILGGRVRRLEDVKKYLYAGAKAAFLDVSLDENVDLMKEASDRFGDDKIYAYLPDCSYLERTKEYAQLGASVMILGDTGITEEKLQAVSACEEAFLITGCGEDAELFACVLGMDNVNGLVGNFDGEVSCMDLKQDLKALGVGVDTFESPVSFDQFKLNDDGLIPVITQDYRTGEVLMLAYMNEEAFHETLKTGCMTYYSRSRKSLWRKGETSGHYQYVKSLALDCDNDTLLAKVNQIGAACHTGARSCFYQNLVKKEYQESNPLKVFEEVFKVILDRKANPKEGSYTNYLFDKGLDKILKKLGEESTEIVIAAKNQNPEEVKYEISDFLYHMMVLMVYKGLSWEDITRELSNR from the coding sequence ATGATGGAGTATAAAAAACTAATTGCAGGTTTTGGAATCCGGGAAGGGAAGGCAGTCAGGCTTGATGACCAGAAGATATGTTATGGGGAAAATCTTTTGAATCTGGCCTGTTTTTACGGAGACAGCGGAGCTGATGAGCTGTTTCTTCATGATCTGTCTGAGTCAGAAGAAGATCATGAACGGACAATCGGCCTTATGAAGGAGATTGCAAGGCTGTCTGATATTCCTTTGATTTTAGGGGGAAGAGTCAGGCGGCTTGAGGATGTAAAGAAATACCTTTATGCAGGTGCAAAGGCAGCGTTTCTTGACGTAAGCCTTGATGAAAATGTGGACTTGATGAAGGAGGCGTCGGACCGGTTCGGAGATGATAAGATTTATGCTTATCTTCCGGACTGTTCGTATTTGGAGCGGACCAAGGAATATGCCCAGCTGGGAGCTTCCGTCATGATCCTTGGTGATACGGGAATCACCGAAGAAAAACTTCAGGCTGTTTCTGCCTGTGAAGAAGCCTTTTTGATCACCGGATGCGGTGAGGATGCGGAGCTTTTTGCCTGTGTCCTTGGAATGGATAATGTAAATGGTCTGGTGGGAAACTTTGACGGAGAAGTGAGCTGCATGGATTTAAAGCAGGATCTAAAAGCCCTGGGAGTGGGCGTTGATACCTTTGAAAGCCCGGTAAGCTTTGACCAGTTTAAGCTGAATGATGATGGACTGATTCCTGTGATCACCCAGGATTACAGGACCGGAGAAGTGCTTATGCTGGCTTACATGAACGAAGAGGCATTTCATGAGACCCTTAAGACCGGCTGCATGACCTATTACAGCAGAAGCCGCAAAAGCCTTTGGCGGAAGGGAGAAACCTCGGGCCACTACCAATACGTGAAATCTCTGGCCCTGGATTGTGACAATGATACGCTGTTAGCGAAAGTAAACCAGATCGGAGCTGCCTGCCATACAGGGGCGAGAAGCTGTTTTTATCAGAATCTGGTTAAAAAGGAGTATCAGGAGAGCAATCCCTTAAAGGTATTTGAAGAGGTGTTTAAAGTAATTCTTGACAGAAAGGCGAATCCAAAGGAAGGTTCCTATACCAATTACCTGTTTGACAAAGGTCTTGACAAGATATTAAAAAAGCTGGGGGAAGAGTCAACGGAAATTGTCATAGCAGCCAAAAACCAAAATCCAGAGGAAGTAAAATACGAAATTTCAGATTTTCTTTATCATATGATGGTGCTGATGGTTTATAAAGGCTTATCCTGGGAAGATATTACCAGGGAATTGTCCAACCGTTAA
- the hisB gene encoding imidazoleglycerol-phosphate dehydratase HisB: MGRSADISRVTRETDIRLSLDLDGSGKAEIHTGIGFFDHMLNSFARHGFFDLTLSVKGDLEVDTHHTVEDTGIVLGTAIKQALGDKKSIKRYGSMILPMDETLVLCAVDLSGRPYLGYDVLLTGERVGDFETEMLKEFFYAVSYASEMNLHIRKLAGENNHHVIEGTFKAFAKALDEATSPDQRISGVLSTKGTL, encoded by the coding sequence ATGGGACGAAGTGCAGATATTTCCCGGGTAACCCGTGAGACAGATATCCGGCTGAGCCTTGACTTAGACGGCAGCGGAAAGGCTGAGATCCATACGGGGATTGGATTTTTTGATCACATGTTAAACAGCTTTGCCCGTCATGGCTTTTTTGATTTAACCCTGTCGGTAAAAGGGGATCTTGAGGTAGATACCCACCATACCGTTGAAGATACAGGCATTGTCCTGGGAACTGCCATCAAACAGGCCCTTGGTGATAAAAAATCCATAAAACGTTACGGCAGTATGATCCTTCCCATGGATGAAACTCTGGTCCTCTGTGCCGTTGACCTGTCCGGCAGACCATATTTAGGCTACGACGTTTTGCTTACGGGAGAACGGGTGGGGGATTTTGAAACAGAAATGTTAAAGGAATTTTTCTATGCTGTTTCTTATGCTTCCGAAATGAACCTGCATATCAGGAAACTGGCAGGAGAGAATAACCACCATGTGATCGAGGGGACTTTCAAGGCTTTTGCAAAGGCTCTTGATGAAGCAACGTCCCCTGACCAGAGAATCTCAGGTGTATTGTCCACAAAGGGAACATTATAA